The following proteins come from a genomic window of Nautilia profundicola AmH:
- a CDS encoding V-type ATP synthase subunit D, with product MIKNKSTLLELKKDLEIVNEGEEILSKKRDLLLKEIMQIVDIVDKRRKELNETVKSSYNTLIKALMENQNLSTESFVQTELKVVPKSFLGIVIPKINFKIIQKPQIELNTNIFEDLARESFFKSLKMILELAELEIKIWKLSTELKQTLIRVNALKYHYIPTYEKEIKEIKTYLEESEREFIAIIKKLK from the coding sequence ATGATAAAGAATAAGTCCACACTCCTCGAACTTAAAAAAGATCTCGAAATTGTAAATGAAGGTGAAGAAATTTTAAGTAAAAAAAGAGATTTGTTGCTAAAAGAAATAATGCAGATAGTGGATATTGTCGATAAAAGAAGAAAAGAACTAAACGAAACAGTAAAAAGCAGTTATAATACTTTAATTAAAGCATTAATGGAAAATCAAAATCTTTCAACAGAATCTTTTGTTCAAACTGAATTAAAAGTAGTACCAAAAAGTTTTCTCGGTATTGTAATTCCAAAAATTAATTTTAAAATCATCCAAAAACCTCAAATTGAATTAAATACTAATATTTTTGAAGATTTAGCAAGGGAGAGTTTTTTTAAAAGTTTAAAAATGATACTTGAACTTGCAGAACTCGAAATAAAAATCTGGAAGCTTTCAACAGAATTGAAACAAACACTTATAAGAGTAAACGCTCTTAAATATCATTACATTCCCACATATGAAAAAGAGATAAAAGAGATTAAAACATATCTTGAAGAAAGTGAAAGAGAGTTTATAGCCATTATTAAAAAACTGAAATAA
- a CDS encoding V-type ATP synthase subunit B, translated as MRIEYEGAVKIKGNLLFFETVEGVGYNESVTLRYKDKTLKGIVSAVDEKITVIEILGDTYGLDINNIKAEFHLKPLKINLSENMVGKTLDAFANPIDGIMESVEKESDINLGAYNPAYREYPKNIIVTGFSAIDALNTLVKGQKLPIFALSGLKNDEFVAKLATQISIKNSLIILAAIGMRFERAQYLINSISNKSSQITVFLNLANEPTINSLLLPRTALTFAEYMAFEKGKNVIVILYDMTNYANALREISSKKEEIPGKKGYPGYMYSDLASIYERAGIIKGKKGSITQIPVLTLPDDDITHPIADLSGYITEGQIVFSRSLHKKGIFPPIDVLSSLSRLMNSAIDSTHKRFASQLYASYANAKKIENFASIIGEGELSELEKQYLSFAREFENIFINQELPRNMQETFEVAKRLLKILPKNEMTRLSQKELGEVYDKE; from the coding sequence ATGAGAATCGAATATGAAGGAGCAGTGAAGATAAAAGGAAACCTTCTTTTTTTTGAAACGGTTGAAGGAGTTGGATACAATGAAAGCGTAACTCTCCGATATAAAGACAAAACTCTTAAAGGGATTGTCAGTGCCGTTGATGAAAAGATAACCGTTATAGAAATTTTAGGAGATACTTACGGACTTGATATAAACAATATTAAAGCCGAGTTTCATTTAAAACCTCTTAAAATAAATTTAAGTGAAAACATGGTAGGTAAAACTCTTGATGCATTTGCAAATCCGATAGACGGAATAATGGAATCTGTTGAAAAAGAATCCGATATAAACTTAGGCGCATATAATCCCGCATATAGAGAATATCCTAAAAATATCATAGTTACAGGATTTAGTGCTATTGATGCTTTAAATACACTTGTTAAAGGACAAAAACTTCCTATTTTCGCTTTAAGCGGGCTAAAAAATGATGAGTTTGTCGCAAAACTCGCAACCCAGATATCAATAAAAAATTCTTTAATAATATTAGCGGCAATCGGAATGAGGTTTGAAAGAGCTCAATACTTAATAAACTCAATATCTAATAAAAGCTCGCAAATAACAGTTTTTTTAAATTTGGCCAATGAACCGACAATAAATTCTCTCTTGTTGCCTCGAACGGCTTTGACGTTTGCAGAATATATGGCTTTTGAAAAAGGTAAAAATGTAATAGTAATACTTTATGATATGACAAATTACGCAAATGCCCTGCGTGAAATATCATCAAAAAAAGAGGAAATCCCGGGTAAAAAAGGATATCCGGGATATATGTACAGCGACTTGGCATCCATTTATGAAAGAGCCGGAATAATCAAAGGCAAAAAAGGCTCAATTACACAAATTCCTGTTCTAACCCTTCCGGATGACGATATTACACATCCTATTGCAGATTTAAGCGGATATATTACCGAGGGGCAGATAGTTTTCAGCCGTTCTCTTCATAAAAAAGGAATATTTCCTCCTATAGATGTATTAAGTTCACTTTCCAGACTTATGAATTCAGCTATAGATTCAACACATAAAAGATTCGCTTCACAATTATACGCATCATATGCAAATGCCAAAAAAATAGAAAATTTCGCATCAATAATAGGTGAAGGAGAACTTAGCGAACTTGAAAAACAATATCTCTCATTTGCCAGGGAGTTTGAAAATATTTTTATAAATCAGGAACTTCCGAGGAATATGCAAGAAACATTTGAAGTTGCCAAAAGACTTTTAAAAATCCTTCCGAAAAATGAAATGACAAGACTCTCCCAAAAAGAACTCGGAGAAGTTTATGATAAAGAATAA
- a CDS encoding V-type ATP synthase subunit A, giving the protein MLKITSINGPIVKAEYKNETPLMYEFVYIGKSRLIGEIISINKNFITIQVYEDTTSLKLNEPVFLTGSLLSASLGPGLLGSVYDGIQRELFSMPERIQKGIKSKALNEEKKYFFKALKNVGDEVKKGEIIGEVDENGIKHRILSDFNGILNEIENKTCSIKDTVAVINGNKQNMIKKRPLRIPGSFKKRLSPKIPLITGQRVIDFMFPIAKGGSASIPGGFGTGKTILQQTLAKYCDADIIIYIGCGERGNEMTEVLEEFPNLTDPYSGKPLMNRTVLIANTSDMPVSAREASIYLGITIGEYFRDQGYNVALMADSTSRWAEAMRELSSRMGELPMEEGYPADISSKIASVYERASIVETFASNIGSLSIIGAVSPAGGDFSEPVTIHTKRFTSVFWALDKSLANARFYPAINYLNSYSNYELNEWWEEKGPYIEIKQFFNDILQKDASLQKIVKLLGVGALPEEEKITLYTAELIKEAFLQQNAFDETDAFCTPEKQIEMAKTVVLIHDLWRKAFLTKQIPVDILKNQPVISEFIRAKYEIKNEEYEKYIDLRKKIESYYNEFIKNYGE; this is encoded by the coding sequence ATGCTTAAAATAACATCAATCAACGGACCTATAGTAAAAGCCGAATATAAAAATGAAACTCCTTTAATGTATGAATTCGTATATATCGGAAAAAGCAGACTTATAGGGGAAATTATCAGTATAAATAAAAATTTTATTACCATTCAGGTATACGAAGACACAACCTCATTAAAGCTAAACGAACCGGTGTTTTTAACAGGTAGTCTTTTAAGTGCATCACTTGGTCCAGGACTTCTCGGCAGTGTGTATGACGGTATTCAAAGAGAACTTTTTTCAATGCCTGAGAGAATTCAAAAAGGTATTAAATCAAAAGCGTTAAATGAAGAAAAAAAATACTTTTTCAAAGCGTTGAAAAATGTGGGGGATGAGGTAAAAAAAGGAGAAATAATCGGTGAAGTTGATGAAAACGGTATAAAACACAGGATTTTAAGTGATTTTAACGGAATTTTGAATGAAATCGAAAATAAAACGTGCTCAATTAAAGATACCGTAGCAGTAATTAACGGTAATAAACAAAACATGATTAAAAAAAGGCCTTTAAGGATACCTGGAAGTTTTAAAAAAAGACTCTCTCCGAAAATTCCTCTTATAACGGGACAAAGAGTAATTGATTTCATGTTTCCGATAGCAAAGGGGGGCTCCGCTTCAATTCCAGGGGGATTCGGAACAGGAAAAACCATTTTACAGCAGACTTTGGCTAAATACTGTGATGCGGATATAATCATTTATATAGGTTGCGGTGAAAGAGGAAACGAAATGACCGAAGTGTTGGAAGAGTTTCCAAACCTTACAGACCCTTACAGCGGCAAACCGCTTATGAACAGAACTGTTTTGATAGCAAATACGTCGGATATGCCTGTTTCCGCCAGGGAAGCGTCAATTTATCTCGGAATAACTATCGGTGAATATTTTAGAGACCAGGGCTATAATGTTGCGCTTATGGCCGATTCCACTTCAAGATGGGCGGAAGCCATGAGAGAATTATCAAGTAGAATGGGAGAATTACCTATGGAGGAGGGATATCCTGCCGATATTTCTTCTAAAATAGCATCCGTATACGAAAGAGCTTCAATAGTGGAAACATTCGCTTCAAATATCGGATCTCTTAGCATCATCGGGGCGGTTTCACCCGCAGGCGGCGATTTTTCCGAACCGGTCACTATTCATACAAAACGCTTTACAAGTGTATTCTGGGCGCTTGACAAATCATTGGCAAATGCCAGATTTTATCCTGCTATAAATTATTTAAACAGTTACTCAAACTATGAACTCAATGAATGGTGGGAAGAAAAAGGTCCATATATCGAAATTAAGCAATTTTTTAACGATATTTTGCAAAAAGACGCGTCGCTTCAAAAAATAGTAAAACTTTTAGGTGTAGGAGCCCTTCCCGAAGAAGAAAAAATCACTCTTTACACCGCAGAACTTATAAAAGAAGCTTTCTTACAGCAAAACGCTTTTGATGAAACAGACGCATTCTGTACACCGGAAAAACAGATAGAAATGGCAAAAACTGTTGTTTTAATTCATGATTTGTGGCGAAAAGCCTTTTTGACAAAACAGATTCCGGTTGACATATTAAAAAACCAGCCTGTTATTTCCGAGTTTATAAGGGCAAAATATGAAATTAAAAACGAAGAATACGAAAAATATATTGATTTACGCAAAAAAATAGAATCATATTACAATGAATTTATAAAAAATTACGGAGAATAA
- a CDS encoding V-type ATP synthase subunit F, whose translation MKIVLLGNKEECLGFSLCGIETVEVDNFEENLQKVLKNKQTGLVIIADRYYEIFKQKFSNYTKKNALPAIVFIPSFEKTYMQESIKGYLSNVLGIRL comes from the coding sequence ATGAAAATAGTACTTCTTGGAAACAAAGAAGAATGCCTTGGATTTTCACTTTGCGGGATAGAGACCGTAGAAGTTGACAATTTTGAAGAAAACTTGCAAAAAGTACTTAAAAACAAACAAACGGGTCTTGTTATTATAGCAGATAGATATTATGAAATATTTAAACAGAAATTTTCAAATTACACCAAAAAAAACGCTCTTCCGGCAATTGTGTTTATACCGTCTTTTGAAAAAACATATATGCAAGAAAGTATAAAAGGATATTTATCAAATGTTCTCGGAATCAGACTTTGA
- a CDS encoding ATP synthase subunit C: MNTNRSNYRGLIKLFLFLPMILMAGDNSYAYIAAALAVGLSSIAAGIAVGMVGAAAMGSIGEKPEISTKALIFLGLAEGIAIYGLIVSIMILGKI, from the coding sequence ATGAATACAAACCGTTCGAATTATAGGGGCTTAATAAAACTGTTTTTATTTTTACCGATGATTTTAATGGCAGGGGATAATTCTTACGCTTATATAGCTGCAGCACTGGCTGTCGGACTTTCAAGTATTGCAGCAGGAATTGCCGTAGGAATGGTCGGGGCAGCTGCTATGGGAAGCATAGGAGAAAAACCTGAAATTTCTACAAAAGCACTTATTTTCTTAGGACTTGCAGAAGGTATAGCGATATACGGACTTATCGTATCCATTATGATATTAGGAAAAATATGA
- a CDS encoding V-type ATP synthase subunit I: protein MTFEIPKDKIDGFLEKLGKEKILHIKKDTRKKHPLVYKINNLLKKTADLLSIINEPLPAHPKKENFQIEEIENILSSLISVYEDVSFKEKEYKRKKESLQKLNKFLKAFNISKEQLKFKFLKFKAFYSTYENFEEIKLILSAYNILCIYEELKDYIAVISVYTPKNESKTIEILQKFSITPFDEELFEIDEKTLEKELQLINKKKETILKEKDVIKKIYSHLLYLKNIYEIKTVLKEKNGFYILEGWVPKKRYKPLPFVKNKEIDFINSPTLLNTPKFFKPFENLVKTYSLPKPYEINPTMFFAVIFIFLFGLMFGDIGQGAVLALIGYMLRNKKEILGKIMLLSGLSSMFFGAIYGHFFGFELYHFFSPMENINNLIALSIFAGAVIISTGFILYMSTNYKKRDIKKLLFGENGLLSFAIYLLLLWIGIKIFILHTDIKFDLLVLGILFIGFTGYTIYESKKTSQSLFHSIIGLLENITNTVSFVRTGAFALAHAALFLAVFTIAEMMDKTGYWITVILGNIFVIILEGVIVTIQTLRLEYYEFFKRFYEGGGYEYKPFEL, encoded by the coding sequence TTGACTTTTGAGATCCCAAAAGACAAAATAGACGGATTTTTAGAAAAACTCGGAAAAGAAAAAATTCTTCATATTAAAAAAGACACCCGTAAAAAACATCCCCTTGTTTATAAAATAAACAATCTTTTAAAAAAAACAGCTGATTTACTTTCCATTATTAACGAGCCTCTACCTGCACATCCAAAAAAAGAAAATTTTCAAATTGAAGAAATAGAAAACATTCTCTCATCTTTAATATCAGTATATGAAGATGTTTCTTTCAAAGAAAAGGAGTATAAAAGAAAAAAAGAATCTCTTCAAAAACTAAATAAATTTTTAAAAGCTTTCAATATATCAAAAGAACAACTGAAATTTAAATTTCTTAAATTCAAAGCTTTTTATTCAACTTACGAAAACTTTGAAGAAATTAAACTTATTTTAAGCGCTTACAATATTTTATGTATTTATGAAGAACTAAAAGATTATATTGCCGTAATATCCGTATATACACCAAAAAATGAATCTAAAACCATTGAAATACTGCAAAAGTTTTCCATAACACCTTTTGATGAAGAACTATTTGAAATTGATGAAAAAACTCTTGAAAAAGAATTACAATTAATTAACAAAAAAAAAGAAACAATTCTGAAAGAAAAAGATGTTATTAAAAAAATATATTCCCATCTTCTATACCTCAAAAATATCTACGAAATCAAAACCGTTTTAAAAGAAAAAAACGGTTTTTACATTCTTGAAGGTTGGGTGCCTAAAAAAAGATACAAACCGCTGCCTTTTGTCAAAAATAAAGAAATTGATTTTATAAATTCTCCTACCCTTCTTAATACACCGAAATTTTTCAAACCTTTTGAAAACCTTGTCAAAACTTATTCGCTTCCAAAACCCTATGAAATTAACCCTACTATGTTTTTTGCGGTTATTTTCATATTTTTATTCGGACTTATGTTCGGTGACATTGGTCAAGGAGCAGTATTGGCACTGATTGGTTATATGTTAAGAAATAAAAAAGAAATACTTGGAAAAATTATGCTTTTAAGTGGTTTGTCTTCAATGTTTTTCGGTGCCATTTACGGACATTTTTTCGGATTTGAACTTTATCATTTCTTTTCCCCTATGGAAAACATAAACAATCTGATTGCTTTAAGCATATTTGCAGGAGCCGTTATAATTTCAACAGGATTTATACTTTATATGAGTACGAATTACAAAAAAAGGGACATCAAAAAACTTCTATTCGGAGAAAACGGTCTTTTGTCATTTGCAATATATCTTCTTCTATTATGGATAGGAATTAAAATATTTATACTTCATACGGATATTAAATTTGATTTGTTAGTACTTGGAATATTGTTTATTGGATTTACCGGTTATACAATATATGAGAGCAAAAAAACTTCACAATCTCTTTTTCACTCGATAATAGGCCTTTTGGAAAACATAACCAATACAGTTTCATTCGTAAGAACGGGTGCTTTTGCACTTGCCCACGCCGCTTTATTTTTAGCGGTTTTTACAATAGCTGAGATGATGGATAAAACCGGTTATTGGATTACAGTTATTTTAGGTAACATATTCGTTATAATACTTGAAGGGGTAATTGTAACGATTCAAACGCTAAGACTTGAATATTACGAATTTTTTAAAAGATTTTACGAAGGAGGAGGATATGAATACAAACCGTTCGAATTATAG
- a CDS encoding V0D/AC39 family V-type ATPase subunit codes for MRPLKYAYINALVRSLKSAFLDPDKLLTAENKADLFNILTSTHYDKILTTPENLYNDIDFHFKKLYKKITKPLNKNEKELFTLFFSNKKIDKVTALHIKKSIDKISLKERQEFKEIIGGYFDLINIFTVLKYKIIYSLKIEDFFPYLLPYGNIDKNALQKLSSSENLYEFAQNLQDIISLPSKNYSFTSLKKELFVNYYESLNKVWFGYPFKLSVPFVFLVLKKREIFNIKAVFTAFSYNISKKEIKDMVM; via the coding sequence ATGCGACCGCTCAAATACGCATATATAAACGCCCTTGTAAGAAGCCTCAAAAGTGCTTTTCTCGATCCAGATAAACTCCTTACAGCAGAAAACAAAGCTGATTTATTTAATATTTTAACCTCAACTCATTATGATAAAATTCTTACAACACCTGAAAATCTATATAACGATATAGATTTTCATTTTAAAAAACTTTATAAAAAAATCACTAAACCTTTAAATAAAAACGAAAAAGAACTTTTCACACTGTTTTTTTCCAATAAAAAAATAGACAAAGTTACTGCACTTCATATTAAAAAATCAATTGATAAAATATCATTAAAAGAAAGACAAGAATTTAAAGAAATAATTGGTGGATATTTTGATTTAATCAATATTTTTACCGTTTTAAAATATAAAATAATCTATTCTTTAAAAATTGAAGATTTTTTTCCTTATTTGCTTCCTTACGGCAATATAGACAAAAATGCACTTCAAAAACTCAGCTCATCCGAAAATCTGTATGAATTTGCCCAAAACCTGCAAGACATTATAAGTCTTCCTTCAAAAAATTACAGTTTTACATCTTTAAAAAAAGAACTTTTCGTAAATTATTACGAATCTTTAAATAAAGTATGGTTCGGATATCCTTTTAAACTATCCGTACCTTTTGTTTTTCTGGTACTTAAAAAGCGGGAAATTTTTAATATCAAAGCCGTTTTTACCGCATTTAGTTACAATATTTCCAAAAAAGAAATAAAAGATATGGTAATGTAA
- the coaE gene encoding dephospho-CoA kinase (Dephospho-CoA kinase (CoaE) performs the final step in coenzyme A biosynthesis.), with translation MKSEKFSNAIVLTGGIGTGKSTVASFLKMFGYKIIDADEISKEVFEEQKNKIKEIFGTTDRKELRSIVFNDKEKLKTLENIILPEVRKRVINFAEKYEKDGVKYFVDLPLYFEKQNYPEFDKVLVIYAPKELQVKRVMQRDDVSEKEALSILNNQLDIEIKKQKADFVIDNSKDLKHLQKEIEKFIKEL, from the coding sequence GTGAAAAGTGAAAAATTTTCTAACGCAATAGTACTCACAGGCGGCATAGGCACGGGCAAAAGCACCGTCGCTTCCTTTTTAAAAATGTTCGGCTACAAAATAATAGACGCGGACGAAATAAGCAAAGAGGTTTTTGAAGAACAAAAAAACAAAATAAAAGAAATTTTCGGCACAACCGACAGAAAAGAGCTTAGAAGCATAGTATTTAACGACAAAGAAAAACTAAAAACTCTCGAAAACATCATTTTGCCGGAAGTTAGAAAAAGAGTAATAAATTTCGCCGAAAAATATGAAAAAGATGGCGTTAAATATTTTGTGGACCTGCCGCTTTATTTCGAAAAACAAAACTACCCGGAATTTGATAAAGTCCTTGTAATCTACGCCCCGAAAGAACTGCAGGTAAAAAGAGTGATGCAAAGGGATGACGTAAGTGAAAAAGAAGCGCTTTCAATTCTTAACAACCAGCTCGATATTGAAATTAAAAAACAAAAAGCAGACTTCGTAATCGATAACTCAAAAGACTTGAAGCACCTTCAAAAAGAGATAGAAAAGTTTATAAAAGAGCTATAA
- a CDS encoding spermidine synthase, protein MTQTQKEMMALVGACTQEAGDKFLVPNILNDEFNKILTKKFEVYNEDTQEKYDLIIDEKPGDLIKIYEKLNDKGIYITTAASLEDRDLFANLSKLFYIVMPYYFIEDDGSRKALVFASKEIHPTADLIRHRSDFVENTHYYHTDIHLASFVLPKYIFENIKDVIKL, encoded by the coding sequence ATGACTCAAACTCAAAAAGAGATGATGGCACTTGTGGGAGCTTGTACCCAGGAAGCCGGTGATAAATTTTTGGTACCAAATATACTAAACGACGAATTTAATAAAATTCTTACTAAAAAGTTTGAAGTTTACAATGAAGACACTCAGGAAAAATATGATCTTATTATTGACGAAAAACCCGGTGATTTGATTAAAATTTATGAAAAACTAAATGACAAAGGCATATATATCACAACTGCCGCATCACTTGAAGACAGGGATCTTTTTGCGAATTTGAGCAAATTGTTTTATATCGTAATGCCGTATTATTTCATTGAAGATGACGGTTCAAGAAAAGCACTTGTATTCGCAAGCAAAGAGATTCACCCGACAGCGGATCTTATCAGACATAGAAGCGATTTCGTTGAAAACACCCACTATTACCACACAGACATTCATCTTGCAAGTTTTGTACTTCCTAAGTATATTTTTGAAAATATCAAAGACGTAATTAAATTATAA
- a CDS encoding epoxyqueuosine reductase QueH yields MIAHLCCSVDAGYFLKKLKEDFPDEKITGFFYDPNIHPYSEFKLRSLDTERICRKLGIEYVEGEYDYESWLKAVKGKENEPEKGVRCSICFDHSLEATAEFALKNGDDKITTSLLMSPMKSQEQLNSIGKVIKRKYGIDFYAPDYRKKGGTQAQQIYAKETQMYRQDYCGCIYGIWQQKQDQEIIDELLSPVTRQILPASIEERLEIYKKRLEYEDEGSEYKIIKENFLNYRLLRGSVKFKVKSEKCKTENPGQTFGGAKGKWEIEDSYILFYSYLQRPARGRIDFVKDGIGYFNRMQIIFVEITKFNEILNKKYQNVKEITKSPPSIEEEVEFREKITNTKYSLSPIIIVDEIKEKYEVDIEAKVYPDIREILIKF; encoded by the coding sequence ATGATTGCCCATCTTTGCTGCAGCGTTGATGCCGGGTATTTTTTGAAAAAATTAAAAGAAGATTTCCCGGATGAGAAAATAACAGGTTTTTTTTACGACCCCAATATCCATCCTTACAGCGAATTTAAACTAAGATCTTTAGATACCGAAAGGATATGCAGGAAACTCGGAATCGAATACGTTGAGGGCGAATATGATTACGAAAGCTGGCTTAAAGCAGTAAAAGGCAAAGAAAACGAACCCGAAAAGGGTGTAAGGTGCTCTATATGTTTTGACCATTCATTGGAAGCCACCGCCGAGTTCGCATTAAAAAACGGCGATGATAAAATAACCACTTCGCTTCTGATGTCGCCTATGAAGTCCCAGGAGCAGTTAAATTCTATAGGAAAAGTGATAAAAAGAAAGTACGGCATCGACTTTTACGCACCCGATTACCGTAAAAAGGGAGGAACCCAGGCACAGCAGATATATGCGAAAGAAACCCAGATGTACAGGCAGGACTACTGCGGGTGCATTTACGGAATCTGGCAGCAAAAGCAGGATCAGGAGATTATAGACGAGCTGTTAAGCCCTGTAACGAGGCAGATTCTTCCCGCAAGCATAGAAGAGAGGCTTGAGATTTATAAAAAAAGGCTCGAATATGAAGATGAGGGGAGTGAATATAAAATAATCAAAGAAAATTTCCTAAACTACAGACTGCTAAGAGGCAGTGTAAAATTTAAAGTGAAAAGTGAAAAGTGTAAAACGGAAAATCCGGGGCAGACTTTTGGGGGTGCAAAGGGAAAATGGGAAATCGAGGATAGTTATATTCTGTTTTATTCGTATCTTCAAAGGCCGGCAAGGGGAAGGATTGATTTTGTAAAAGACGGAATCGGATATTTCAACAGAATGCAGATAATTTTTGTGGAAATTACCAAATTTAATGAAATTTTAAATAAAAAATATCAAAATGTTAAAGAAATAACCAAAAGCCCTCCGAGTATTGAAGAAGAGGTTGAGTTTAGGGAAAAAATAACCAATACTAAATATTCTTTATCACCTATAATTATCGTAGATGAGATAAAAGAAAAGTATGAAGTCGATATTGAGGCTAAAGTATACCCCGATATAAGAGAAATTTTGATAAAATTTTAA
- the fabZ gene encoding 3-hydroxyacyl-ACP dehydratase FabZ, which yields MVYDINQIQEMLPHRYPFLLVDRITDVKEGEYVEGYLNISITNQVFQGHFPGHPIYPGVLIIEGMAQTGAILPFTVMSKEELNDKVVYFMSIDKAKFRKPVLPGDKLVYKISTIKHRGKIWQLKGEAYVDGELVSEAELKAMIMDK from the coding sequence ATGGTTTATGATATTAATCAGATTCAAGAGATGCTTCCTCACAGATATCCGTTTTTACTTGTTGACAGAATTACGGATGTAAAAGAGGGTGAGTATGTTGAGGGGTATTTGAATATTTCTATTACAAACCAGGTGTTCCAGGGGCATTTTCCGGGGCATCCTATTTATCCGGGTGTATTAATCATCGAAGGTATGGCGCAAACAGGAGCGATTTTACCGTTTACGGTAATGAGCAAAGAAGAACTGAACGATAAAGTTGTATATTTTATGAGCATTGACAAAGCGAAATTCAGAAAGCCTGTACTTCCTGGAGACAAACTTGTATATAAAATTTCGACAATTAAGCACAGAGGTAAAATCTGGCAGCTAAAAGGTGAAGCGTATGTTGACGGAGAGCTTGTAAGCGAAGCTGAACTTAAAGCCATGATTATGGACAAATAA
- the lpxA gene encoding acyl-ACP--UDP-N-acetylglucosamine O-acyltransferase, translating to MENISEKAIIKGKIGKNCKIGEGVIIDENVVIGDNNIIDPYTIITGYTTIGDNNHIYSHAVLGSEPQDLKYHGEKTELIIGNNNKIREFTLINPGTEGGGAVTKIGDNNLLMGYVHVAHDVIIANNCILANAATLAGHVELEDYVVIGGMTPVHQFVKIGAHAMIGGASAVAQDIPPFTIAEGNRAKLRGLNLTGLRRRFQNRSDIDAIKKAYKELFESGKPLKDTAKEILESTDNEYVKHLCEFVLNSKRGIPYDRKV from the coding sequence ATGGAAAATATAAGCGAAAAAGCAATAATAAAAGGCAAAATAGGCAAAAACTGTAAAATAGGCGAGGGTGTTATAATTGACGAAAACGTTGTAATAGGCGATAACAACATAATCGATCCGTATACAATTATTACGGGATATACGACAATAGGAGACAATAACCACATCTATTCGCATGCGGTACTCGGAAGCGAACCTCAGGATTTGAAATATCACGGTGAAAAAACTGAACTTATTATCGGTAACAATAATAAAATCAGAGAATTTACGTTAATAAATCCCGGAACCGAAGGAGGGGGAGCCGTAACCAAAATAGGCGATAACAACCTGCTTATGGGATACGTGCACGTTGCACACGACGTAATAATCGCAAATAACTGTATTTTGGCAAATGCAGCAACGCTTGCGGGACATGTGGAGCTTGAAGATTATGTTGTAATAGGCGGAATGACACCTGTTCATCAGTTTGTAAAAATAGGTGCACATGCAATGATAGGCGGTGCAAGCGCGGTGGCTCAGGACATTCCTCCGTTTACCATAGCCGAAGGTAACAGGGCGAAATTAAGAGGCCTTAACTTAACGGGACTTAGAAGAAGATTCCAAAACAGAAGCGACATAGACGCCATTAAAAAAGCGTACAAAGAGCTGTTTGAGAGCGGAAAGCCTCTTAAAGACACGGCAAAAGAGATACTTGAGAGTACAGACAACGAATATGTAAAACATTTATGCGAATTCGTATTAAATTCAAAAAGGGGAATACCATATGATAGAAAAGTGTAG